A genomic segment from Arcobacter acticola encodes:
- the coaE gene encoding dephospho-CoA kinase (Dephospho-CoA kinase (CoaE) performs the final step in coenzyme A biosynthesis.), protein MSNDLFKNAIALTGGISTGKSTVCNLFKLHGFLTIDADLIAHRLLDENSDKIASMFGEKYVENGKVIRKELGKIIFSNEENKLKLEALLHPLIENEIIKESKIFEEQNKPYFVDIPLFFEKMHYPIPKSLVIYTPKDIQIQRLMKRDNIDENEAKLKISNQMDIEEKKKLADMVIDNSQNLKHLQAEVERIIGEII, encoded by the coding sequence ATGAGTAATGATTTATTTAAAAACGCAATCGCACTAACAGGCGGAATTTCAACAGGTAAAAGTACTGTTTGTAACCTATTTAAACTTCATGGTTTTTTAACTATTGATGCTGACCTTATAGCACATAGATTATTGGATGAAAATTCTGATAAAATTGCTAGTATGTTTGGTGAAAAATATGTTGAAAATGGTAAAGTTATACGAAAAGAATTAGGTAAAATAATATTCTCGAATGAAGAGAATAAACTAAAACTAGAAGCCCTTTTACATCCACTAATCGAAAATGAAATCATTAAAGAATCAAAAATATTTGAAGAACAAAATAAACCATATTTTGTAGATATACCTTTATTTTTTGAAAAAATGCATTATCCAATTCCTAAATCTTTGGTTATATATACTCCAAAAGATATTCAAATTCAAAGACTTATGAAAAGAGATAATATAGATGAAAATGAAGCAAAACTAAAAATTTCAAACCAAATGGATATTGAAGAAAAGAAAAAATTAGCAGATATGGTAATAGACAATTCACAAAATTTAAAACATTTACAAGCTGAAGTAGAAAGAATCATCGGAGAGATTATATGA
- the dapF gene encoding diaminopimelate epimerase, with protein MTYTKYSASGNDFVITHSFIEKDYTNDAIKLCNRTEGIGADGFVVIVPSSEADFKWLFYNSDGSDAAMCGNATRAVSHYAFTNNLVSSSEMKFLTGAGLIKSSVEGNIVETQLTAPIVVKEEFIEDGFTWYLVDTGVPHLVTIVDDLELYNHDLCAKMRYKYNTNVNFAKIEDGIIKVRTYERGVEGETLACGTGMAACFLRANDLKLVDSSTFVYPKSGEQLTLSKKDGIIYFKGAVKKVFVTTF; from the coding sequence ATGACATATACAAAATATAGTGCAAGTGGAAATGACTTTGTTATCACTCACTCATTTATTGAAAAAGATTATACAAATGATGCTATAAAACTATGCAATAGAACAGAAGGAATTGGAGCTGATGGTTTTGTAGTAATCGTTCCAAGTAGTGAAGCTGACTTTAAATGGTTATTTTACAATAGCGATGGGAGTGATGCTGCTATGTGTGGAAATGCCACAAGAGCAGTTTCTCACTATGCTTTTACAAATAATTTAGTTAGTTCTTCTGAAATGAAATTTCTTACAGGTGCTGGACTTATAAAATCAAGTGTTGAAGGAAATATCGTTGAAACTCAATTAACTGCTCCAATAGTAGTAAAAGAGGAGTTTATTGAAGATGGATTTACTTGGTATTTAGTAGATACTGGAGTTCCTCATTTAGTAACTATAGTAGATGATTTAGAATTGTATAACCATGACTTATGTGCAAAAATGAGATATAAATATAATACAAATGTAAATTTTGCGAAAATTGAAGATGGAATTATTAAAGTGCGAACATATGAAAGAGGAGTTGAGGGTGAAACCTTAGCTTGTGGAACTGGGATGGCTGCTTGTTTTTTAAGAGCAAATGATTTAAAACTAGTAGACAGTAGTACATTTGTTTATCCAAAAAGTGGTGAGCAATTAACTCTTTCAAAAAAAGATGGCATCATTTATTTTAAAGGTGCTGTAAAAAAAGTTTTTGTAACTACTTTTTAA
- a CDS encoding glucosaminidase domain-containing protein translates to MIFLKVLKEKARKLLLGLCLFGSFQIHSFGNGFPSEYYEISDINESKNYFFNHMYEIVAKENNRVKSERRFVEEVLGSNILNIDFDSPTFYKLLSIKQKYKIKNIYTLYEYQKKIDIVPPSLAIAQAAVESAWGKSRFVKEASNIFGHWTYNEEIGILPKRRNINSSHFIRVFSSLKDSTSAYILNLNRNLAYKSFQEKRYEQRINNKQPDGLTLSQTMLNYSGIAHEYLVILKDLILLNNLQEYDNRYYQQNH, encoded by the coding sequence ATGATTTTTTTAAAAGTTTTAAAGGAAAAAGCTAGAAAGTTACTTCTAGGGCTTTGTTTATTTGGTTCTTTCCAAATACACAGTTTTGGGAATGGCTTTCCTTCAGAGTATTATGAAATAAGTGATATTAATGAATCTAAGAACTATTTTTTTAATCATATGTATGAAATAGTTGCAAAAGAGAATAATAGAGTAAAAAGTGAAAGACGTTTTGTAGAAGAAGTATTAGGTTCAAATATTTTGAATATAGATTTTGATTCTCCTACTTTTTATAAACTTCTTTCAATAAAACAAAAATATAAAATCAAAAATATTTATACACTTTATGAATATCAGAAAAAAATTGATATAGTTCCTCCATCTTTAGCAATTGCACAAGCAGCAGTTGAAAGTGCATGGGGGAAAAGCAGATTTGTAAAAGAAGCTAGTAATATCTTTGGACATTGGACTTATAATGAAGAAATAGGAATTCTTCCAAAAAGAAGAAATATTAATTCATCTCATTTTATTAGAGTTTTTTCAAGTCTAAAGGATTCAACAAGTGCTTATATTTTAAATTTAAATAGAAATTTAGCATATAAATCTTTTCAAGAAAAAAGATATGAACAAAGAATTAATAATAAACAACCAGACGGTTTAACTCTTTCCCAAACTATGCTAAACTACTCTGGAATTGCACATGAATATTTAGTAATATTAAAAGATTTAATTTTACTAAATAATCTGCAAGAATATGATAATAGATATTATCAGCAAAATCACTAA
- the purT gene encoding formate-dependent phosphoribosylglycinamide formyltransferase, whose amino-acid sequence MKFTAPLKSDSIKIMLLGSGELGKEVIIEAQRLGIETVAVDSYNNAPAQLVANKSYTINMKNENEILDVIRREKPTYILPEVEAINIKALFTAESEGFHVIPNADAVNKTMNRKNIREFAAVELGLQTSKYEFVTTFEALEKAALNIGFPCVIKPVMSSSGHGQSIAKTAADLPKSWELAKEARGDASELIVEEFITFDYEITMLTARNGKDTVFCEPIGHIQQDGDYIFSWQPMNMSEVAKEKSQELAKKITDGLGGRGIFGVELFVKGDEVYFSEVSPRPHDTGMVTMITQSQSEFALHVRAVLGLPLEYIDYGCGASAAFKAKGDSFNPVIDIFDSSFTKDSIIRVFGKPQSHVGRRMAVALTFDKDSSDRALQKAKEIIGNFKDN is encoded by the coding sequence ATGAAATTTACTGCACCATTAAAATCTGATTCAATTAAAATTATGCTTCTAGGAAGTGGAGAATTAGGGAAAGAAGTTATTATAGAAGCTCAAAGACTTGGAATTGAAACAGTTGCTGTTGATAGCTATAACAATGCTCCTGCTCAATTAGTTGCAAACAAATCTTATACAATCAATATGAAAAATGAAAATGAGATTTTAGATGTAATAAGAAGAGAAAAACCAACTTATATCTTACCTGAAGTTGAAGCTATAAATATAAAAGCACTTTTTACAGCTGAAAGCGAAGGTTTTCATGTAATTCCAAATGCAGATGCTGTAAACAAAACAATGAATAGAAAAAATATTAGAGAGTTCGCAGCTGTTGAATTAGGACTTCAAACAAGTAAATATGAGTTTGTAACAACTTTTGAAGCTTTAGAAAAAGCAGCTTTAAATATAGGATTCCCTTGTGTTATTAAACCTGTTATGAGTTCTTCTGGACATGGTCAGAGTATTGCTAAAACTGCTGCTGATTTACCAAAATCATGGGAACTTGCAAAAGAAGCAAGAGGAGATGCTAGTGAATTAATAGTTGAAGAGTTTATTACTTTTGATTATGAAATCACTATGCTAACTGCTAGAAATGGTAAAGATACAGTATTTTGTGAGCCAATAGGGCATATTCAACAAGATGGAGATTATATTTTCTCATGGCAACCTATGAATATGAGTGAAGTAGCTAAAGAAAAATCACAAGAACTAGCTAAAAAAATCACTGATGGATTAGGAGGTCGAGGTATTTTTGGTGTTGAGTTATTTGTAAAAGGTGATGAGGTTTATTTTTCAGAAGTAAGTCCAAGACCACATGATACAGGAATGGTTACTATGATTACTCAATCTCAAAGTGAATTTGCACTTCATGTAAGAGCGGTTTTAGGATTACCTTTAGAGTATATTGATTATGGATGTGGAGCAAGTGCTGCTTTTAAAGCAAAAGGTGATAGTTTTAATCCAGTGATTGATATCTTTGATTCATCATTTACAAAAGATTCAATTATAAGAGTATTTGGTAAGCCTCAGTCTCATGTGGGAAGAAGAATGGCAGTTGCCCTTACTTTTGATAAAGATTCAAGTGATAGAGCCTTACAGAAGGCTAAAGAGATTATTGGAAATTTTAAAGATAATTAG
- a CDS encoding YceI family protein, which translates to MKFLKLTMASLLVSTALFAGNYNVDVSHSNVGFKVKHMMISNVSGKFNDISGNFEYDETTNTLKALSGEIIVASINTADEKRDKHLKTEELFDAAQFPKITFNATKIEKSAVYGDLTIKGITKYIKLDLQSGGVITDPWGKQRAGFELEGKINRKDFGITWNKVLEAGGVAVGDEIKLEIAIEGILIK; encoded by the coding sequence ATGAAATTTTTAAAATTAACAATGGCATCACTTCTAGTATCAACGGCACTATTTGCAGGAAATTATAATGTAGATGTAAGTCATTCAAATGTTGGATTCAAAGTAAAACATATGATGATTTCAAACGTAAGTGGTAAATTTAATGACATATCTGGAAACTTTGAATATGACGAAACAACAAATACATTAAAAGCATTAAGTGGTGAAATTATTGTAGCTTCAATTAATACAGCCGATGAAAAAAGAGATAAGCACTTAAAAACTGAAGAGTTATTTGATGCAGCTCAGTTTCCTAAAATAACATTCAACGCAACAAAAATTGAAAAAAGTGCTGTTTATGGTGACTTAACGATAAAAGGCATTACAAAATATATTAAACTTGATTTACAAAGTGGTGGAGTTATAACTGATCCTTGGGGAAAACAAAGAGCTGGATTTGAACTAGAAGGGAAAATCAATAGAAAAGATTTTGGCATTACATGGAATAAAGTTTTAGAAGCAGGTGGAGTGGCAGTAGGTGATGAGATAAAACTTGAAATTGCAATAGAAGGAATATTAATTAAATAA